The genomic segment TATACCTCTCTTCTCTCTAGCTAGAAGAACCCTTCTTGACAAGCCAAGCAGCCTGAATGGAACATAATAAAGAAGTTGCGAAGCATGATGATCTTAGCATTAATGGCACGAGAAGTGATGAAAGGAGGATAACAAGGATGCGAAACTGGTTGGTTATGGAGGACGGTAGGGAAGATATAAATGAAAAAGCTGATGCTTTCATTAAGAACTTCCGCCATCAACTAAAGATTCAACGCCAAGACTCGCTTAAACGCTTCCAGGAGATGATCTCCCGGCGAGTTTAGAAAATTTGATCAGTTGTCTGGCATGTCAGGATAGATTGGAAAAGTTTTATTGCTAGACGAAATGTAATTGTAATGATCATGTTGATCaataaagttttataaagaaaatattttacagttTCTTTGATGAGTCTTTGCCGAGTATTCGTGCCAATGATCGAAGCTGAATCAAACCAAACCATATATAGTAAAATGTCACAAACCTGATAATTCAGATAGATAATAATTgcaattttattgaataaaaagaaattgactcACAATACATGattgaaaaagattaaaaataaataaattctagcAGATACAGGTAACCCGAGCCTCCAATGATTTAATAAaagtttcaattaatttttttcatgtcctAGAATTCTACTTAAATATTTAAAGAGAAATTGAAAcatattcaaatttaaatttaaaatattttaatccgataacttaaaatttaaataaactatATCTTATTGTGATGTCAATTGAAAAATCCTAATTTGATTAGAATTGCTACATAGATCCTGAAAACTagcccaagaaaaaaaatagggttcaggtcaataatttttttattaaaatgataacgtttctttatttttataaaaaaaattttagtgttGACCTAGAAAAATTTGGTCgggttaattgaatttattaaaaatctagTTGAGTTAATTGAGTTTTATCATATCAATATTATGATTGATTCAACTAATTAAAACCAAGTTTAGTTACTGGTCAAATCAACTGGTTAGCCCGCCCGAATTTAAAGATTATGAGTTCAACACCCcccataaatttattaaaaatctagTTGAGTTAATTGAGTTTTATCATATCAATATTATGATTGATTCAACTAATGAAAACCAagttacccccccccccccaaaccaagttacccccccccccccccccccccaaaccAAGTTCTACAGGGTAATAAATACTGAATGATCATGCTTTAGGAGTATAAGACTAGGAATGGAAGGAGGGCATCTAAAACCAACTAAAATATTGTATCCTCTTATAGCTCAGTGTTGCTCTCTATATTTTTGCATGAGCGGATCGGAAGATACTGCACTGATTTGATTCTTGCTGCCATTATGCTTCCAATTTTTAAAATCGTGGGCACATCAATCTAAAAGGttttaaaatgttgaaaaatgGCAAGACAAGAACATTTTAAGAGATGTGTGAGCTGTTTGTCTTTACGCAGGCAGAAATGATCAAGCTGGGTTACAGCTAAAGATGCTGTACATGACCCAAACTCACAATTAGCTGTGGAAATTGTTTAATTACTTAATCAGATGCTTTATTCCATGTTGGCTGCTGCATGATGCTTTCTGCCCTCCAGTTTTTGTCTAGTTAGTGATGGAAACAACTTTTCTTCATACTCTGCAGGTTTGTTTTGGCTTTTCCTTGTtgtgttttgtttctttctttaggcattttgcttcttctttatGGTGTTTTGATGTGTTCTAACTTTTCAGTTTCATTTTCAAGCTCAGGATTTTTCTTGGCAACATCAACTTGTAGGAAGATTTTCTCAACTAATATGAACATACAAGAGAATCCTAGGAACATGGACTGACATTTCCTTTTGTCGCTAAAGTAAAAATACGAGTTTTCATGCAAAAAAAGAACAGTACTTTCTCATGATCATGTCATTTGGTTTAGCAGATTCCCTCAAATAAGCATCTTGTGACTCTGATTCTGATCACGTCTTTAATCTGACCTCATCTACACATGGGAACCAAAATGCTTTGTAGAAAACTGATGATACCCGCTATCCCACGTTATCTTTCCTCCGCCCCGGCGTAGAAAGCTTGtagatttcattattttattttatttttattcgagTAACGCGTTTTGAGGACAAAACTCACCATGAGATCACGAAACTAAGATGGGCAATACTTTTGGAGGAGGGCCAACCGGATCTTTTTTCAAACCCccaaatgaaaaatcaagtcATATGAGTTATATTGTCATGGAACATGTTTAACTAGTGATTTTGGTCCTTGCTATGTTCTGTCTGTCGTTATCAAAACGTAAGAATCTGGTTGTTCTTCTTAAAATAACTTAGAATCAATCTTTACAAAACGTGATTACACATAGTGAACAGTTCCTTTTTCCAGCTAGTGGACTATAAAATATGGCGATACTGTTTGCTTTTCTTCCAAATATTTTAGGCTTTCTAATAAGAATACAGAACACCGAGACTTCTCTACCCTCATCTTTTGCTTTTATACAAGCAAAACTCGTGTTTCCAAGTTAGATTACCTACAAAAAGGTTGTGCCTCTTCGTTATCGTCACAAGACACAAGCTCTTTTACCACAGAACATCTCTTCAGCCTTTCTTTTatcctctctctctatctccctATAGGCTTGAGCTATAATGGAGTTTGATAGAGAGATTCCTATTCACGGCAGCATTGAAGTGAACAAGGGGGGTGATGCAAAGAGGAAAGGGAGTGCAGTGAGGCAGAGAATGACTGAGGACGAGGGAAGAGATATCAATGACCTGGCAGACACTTTCATCAAGAACTTCCATAATCAACTGAAAATTCAGCTTGGCGATTCAATGAACCCTGTAAGGAGATGATGACACAAGAAGCTTAAACCATATTTGCCATTAGCATATTGGAAATGTTCTGGCAGAAAGCAATGTTTCAGCATTGGTAAGAGATAATAAGCTATGAAGATGAAATCATctccagttcttcatgtaataGACTTCACACTACTATAATGAAAGGTTCCCTTCCCAAATTTCCAGGGTCTGGATTGATCTAAACCAGCACCTGATTGACGTTAATGGTGAAACTGGAAGTATTAACTGACCAGTTTCATGATCAATAAAGTTCTAGAAGGCTAACAATATACAAAGCAGATGTTGATGATGCGCATCAGATCCATCTTTAAAGTAGCAGAACAAAGGGGTAGCATAGTTGATCCATGGCAATTGAGATGTAATCTAAGTATACATTGACTCGTTCCAAATAACCCCATGTACACTATCAAAGCATACTAAAGATTACATGCTACAATGAAACATCCCACCACAAAAGGGACTTGGCCATAGAGAATGACTTAGATTTACAAGTATCTGCTTTCTCTTCATAAATGCAAGGAAATGGACTCATATATCACTGAAGCCAACAGTGAATGATCTTACTAAGAAGTTGTTGGCTTCGTACATCACAAAAAGCACCACTGCTTCCTGTATCAATCTTAGATGTGAATATGTCGTTGGATATTTTAAGCTCGTCAACTTTCACTTCCAAATCTCACAATATGTTGTGAGAACATCATAACCAAACCCAAGACAGATTACTGTTGATTCAACTTTGGCAGAAGTATAAATAACAGAACATGAACAGAGAATAGGCAGCTTTCTGGTGTAGGAAGAGCAGGTCCTAACGATCAATGAACTGCGATTGTGATTATCTATCATGATAAATTGAAGGAAATGCTGATAGTCTACAACGAGCAATAGCAAAAATGCATCTGGCTCTCATGCTTGAAGCACCTGACAGTGCACAATGTGACTTTTCAAACCTCGGCCAGCTATACTTGACAATATATTTGTAACAAGAGTCCTGAGATGACCTCTCCCGGCTACATTCTCCCAAAGGTGAGGGTTGCTCTCTACACGTTTGTCAGGACTGGAAACATCAACCAGGCTAACACTCATGTTGTTCCGCACAATGCAAAGCTTCCCATTGAGAGGAACAAGAGCAGCTGCCTCCAGAGCATGAGAACTCCCTTGATGGAGCTTGCTATCTATAAATTTGTTCCATGTATCTGAGGCTTCATCATAAACCCTAAGCTTGCAGCCATCCCGGCAATCCAGGGCATAGAGATGCCCATCTAAACTGATGCTAGGATTGCGCCAACCAGCAACCATTCCATCACTGATTGGGGTCCAGGTACTAGTTTCTGGATCGTAGGCTTCACTCATCACCTCACGATGAGACCCAAGACCTTTTAGAAACCACTTCCCATCATAAACCACACCTATGAAAGGCACCATAGCCGTGCTCATATCTGAAATAAAGCTCCACCGGTTCTTGTTAGGGTCATAAACCTCGGCTGAGCGGAGAGTCCTTTGGATTCCTTCACACTCTCCACCAGCCACATACAGGCAGTTATTTATGACGCAAGAACCAAAGAAATGACGCTTACGAAGCATATCTGGTGCCCTATGCCATTTATTTGTCCGGACACTATAGAAAATGACTAGTCTCATAGACCCCCTTAGTGGATCCTTTCCTCCAAACAAGTATAGGTGGCAACCACTTAGAACAGCACAACCAAAACCAAGGGCCCCAGAATATTCACGAGGAACTGGTGGAAGTGGTTGCCAGATCTGATAGACAGGATCAAAAGCATTCCACGATATCTTTCCATCACGATCTCTCTTGATGACATAAACCCACTCCTCTGCCATTCCAAGACTTTTCCTAAGAGAATAAAAGTAGTTCCCAGCGAGGAGGCGGTACCATCTCTTACAAACTAGACGGAGCTTTCGATGTTCAGCTCGAGGAACTCGAATCAGACATGCAATGGCCAGATCATCAGGTAGACCAGGAAGAAGTGGTGGTTGGACTCGGGTCCTCTCTCTGCGTGAGGTCTTGCTCTTGTGTGCATTAGGATTGATATCAGGCTGGATACAAAGTTTTGATCCTGGAACAAACTTCCTTGCCTCAGCAACTGTTTTTAAACCAGAATCTACTTTGCAATAACATGATGCGGAATCAACCTGCAAAACAATCCATGTTAGAAtgcaaaaaaaagtttcatatATGAGCACATTCTGCAGAAACATACACCATAATTCCTGCTTACATGATTATACTTTCTCACACACAACATTTAGATATTGATCGCAGATAGTGGATGTCATCATTCAACAAAATGGAAAAAGTGTGTAATTTACTTAACACCAACAATTTGTACTAAGGATCACATTACAAGCATCATTTAATCACATCAGCAATAAGAAAAGTCTTAGTGCCAGAGTTATGACATTAGAGCCCATAAGGAAACGAAACATGGTCTAACATGTGGAGAAACaactttttctttatcttcagTTTTCCTTCCCAATCCAGTATACAAGGTTATATATCACCACAGACATTTGTCTTTGAAAACTATAATGCAATCCACCTCCAGTAAATCTTAATCCCAAACTAGATGAGCTTATGTGTAATCCCAA from the Populus nigra chromosome 1, ddPopNigr1.1, whole genome shotgun sequence genome contains:
- the LOC133695227 gene encoding F-box/kelch-repeat protein At1g55270-like is translated as MQKMEHHRSSNGPRGFRVQAPLVDSASCYCKVDSGLKTVAEARKFVPGSKLCIQPDINPNAHKSKTSRRERTRVQPPLLPGLPDDLAIACLIRVPRAEHRKLRLVCKRWYRLLAGNYFYSLRKSLGMAEEWVYVIKRDRDGKISWNAFDPVYQIWQPLPPVPREYSGALGFGCAVLSGCHLYLFGGKDPLRGSMRLVIFYSVRTNKWHRAPDMLRKRHFFGSCVINNCLYVAGGECEGIQRTLRSAEVYDPNKNRWSFISDMSTAMVPFIGVVYDGKWFLKGLGSHREVMSEAYDPETSTWTPISDGMVAGWRNPSISLDGHLYALDCRDGCKLRVYDEASDTWNKFIDSKLHQGSSHALEAAALVPLNGKLCIVRNNMSVSLVDVSSPDKRVESNPHLWENVAGRGHLRTLVTNILSSIAGRGLKSHIVHCQVLQA